From the genome of Adhaeribacter pallidiroseus:
TGTAAGTGGTACGGGTTCGTATCGCAGATCACACCGTCCATATCAAATAATACTGCTAATTCTTTCTTCATTTTACGTATTGGTGGCTATACTTAGCCGATTTCTTAAAGTCGTGATCATACGGATTTAAGCCATAAAAGTCGGTTTATTTCCAGAAGTAAACTTCTTTATTACAAAATAAATCTTAAAGTAAAGCTAGTTTTTATGAAGCGGTGGTTTCTCTACTGGCTTTATTTTTAAAAATTCTGCTGCAAAACTATCCGGGCTTCTTACAATTTAAAAAGCATAGCATAAAATTTTTTCGCAACAAAATGGTACCTCAGTAACCAGAAACGGTTTAATAATAAATAAAAAAAGCTGCTCCGGTAAAATGGAGCAGCTTTACAGTAGGAACCTGTAATATCTTATTTACTTTTTACGGCTTTTATTAAATCTTTGGCATCCTTGCCGGCTTCTAGGGCCAAGTACTCGGCTTGTAAACTTTTAATTTTTAATTCGTCGTTGGTAGAAATAGAAGTGGTAATTTCTTGTTTCCGGTTGTTCAGTTGCCGGTAAACGTAGTCGGTGTAATCCCAGTCGTTCTGGTCCCAGTTGTGTTTTTTAGCCCGGACCATGCCCATAAAAACCAGATAAGCTTCGCATACATTAGTAGCATTTATACTATTTAAATTCTGATATTCGCCCAGTAACTGTTTCTGGCGTTTTTTAATTTCACCGGCCTGCAAAGGCTTGCTGGTACGTTCTTTATTTTGTGCTTCCCACGCTTTGTATTTGGCTTTTGTTGCCAGGTACTCGGCTTTTGCATCTTTCGATAAACTATCCAGGCCTTTCTCTAAATGAGCGGTTTTGCGCTTAAACTCAGCTTGTATCTCGGGTAGATTTTCGTTGGTAGCCGAATCTACTTTGTTGGCTTTCTGGTTTACCCAATCTTTAAATTTTTTTAATTCTTTCACGGCATTGGTATTTCCCCGGACTACCAGAATGGTATCCCGGGAATCTTGCTGGTCGACTCCGGCGCTGGCCGTAGAGGCTTCTTCTGCCTCGATGGTTCGCCGGGATTCACACGCGGACAGGGCGGTTCCGAGCGTAAAAAAAAGTAACAGGAAAGGCGCTGATTTATTCAATAATTTCATAGTTGGTGCGTTCATCAGTATATAAACTGCCATTGGAGTATTTTGGTATATACGTAATTTAGCCCCGGAAAGTCTAGGCTTTAGTTAAGGTAAGTAAATAGCTATTTACCAGCAAAATAACCGGTACTAGCATTCTGTCAGGATAAAACAGGTTGGCAGAAATATTGCATCTAACAGGTACATGCCCGATTAGAAAAAAAGCAGATTTTACCCGCTTCTATTCATTGATTAAGGACATTTTTAGAAGAAAAATAACGGTTACTGGTTCCTATAAAACATGAAAAAATTCTGGCAGAAAATAGCATACGTACTGGCGCTTACCGTGCCATTATTGCCGCTTCCCGATACGGCGACAGCGGCCCACCCACATGTTCTTTCCAACGCGGCTCCGGCGGTAAACCCCGCAGGAGCGCGCGATATTATTAAAGAAATTATTGACGTAGTAGGCTTAAAGCCGCGGTTTGAAGTACGCGAATCAACGGAAGTACCCAATGCAGCGGCGGTTATTTACAACGGTAAACGCTATATTCTGTACAACGCGCAGTTTGTGGCTTCGGTTAACAATGCGGTTAAAACCGACTGGGCGGCTGTTAGTATTCTGGCGCACGAAATAGGTCATCATTTAAACGGTCATACTTTAATCCGGGGTGGTAGCAACCCGACTGATGAACTGGAAGCCGACGAGTTTTCGGGGTTTGTGCTTCGGAAAATGGGCGCTACTTTACCGCAAGCGCAAGCCGCCATTGCGGCCTTAACCGACGAAAGTTATTCGGCTACCCACCCGGGCCGCTCGTCGCGGTTAACGGCCATTAGTACCGGTTGGCAAAACGCCAATGGTCAGATTGTAGCCAGCGCCAAACCCAATACCAAAGCAACTCCGCCGGTAATTGCGCAAGCCGAAGATCCGGAGCAACCAGTAGCTACCCGGCCGGTAGTACGCAAACAAGCCACGGCGGCCGGCCTGGATAGCCGTTCTATTTTGGGAAAAGTTACGTTTGAGGCGGCGCCCCGGGAACAGTTTTACGTGACTACACGTTATAATCTCGTACGTGTTACTGATGAGGGCATAGAAGTAGTTGGTAAACTTTCCCGTACGAATAACTCCGAAGTACCTTTTGTTTTTGAAAGCGATTATTTTCAGTCGCTGTATTTAACCCAGGAGGGGATGATTGTAAACCGTCGTGGACAAAAAGTGGGTTACGTGAGTTAGCATTAAGATTTTTTAAATTTTTTACTTTCCTGTTTTCTTGTTTCTTTGTTTGTAAGCCCTTGCCGGTAACCTTTGGCAAGGGCTTTTTACGTATAGTAAGTTATGGGTGCTTTATTAAAAAATTATTACTTAAATACACGATATGAAGGCTACATAGGTTTTTGTAAAGGTTGATCCTATTTAAGGTTTATAATTGTCCCAATATTCTCTGGGTGTAACAATTTTAGTATATTCGAATTCAGTTATTGTAAAATCAAGCGTATTTCCTGTTATTAAATAATCAGCTGAACTTACCGCTGCTAACTCTAAAAATTTATTATCACTTGTATCCGTTAAAACTTCTACTTTCCGGTTAGTTTGATAGAATGATGACAAATCTTTTAATTTAGCTAATACTACTTCTGCTTTAATTTTGAACGCATAAATTCTACTAAATTTTTCCCTTCCAAGTACCTCAATATACTCTGTAAAAATTTCGGTTAAAAGGCAGGGGTTCACTAATTGTTTAAAAACTAAATTATACAAAATTTTGGTTGGTACAGAGTTAGAAATTAGTGCTGATACAATCACATTTGTGTCAAGGATGATTTTTTGCATCGCGTACTGCTTTTATTTCTGCATTAATCTCATCTAAAGTCATTTCAGACAATCCGGCTTCCTGCGC
Proteins encoded in this window:
- a CDS encoding M48 family metalloprotease; this encodes MKKFWQKIAYVLALTVPLLPLPDTATAAHPHVLSNAAPAVNPAGARDIIKEIIDVVGLKPRFEVRESTEVPNAAAVIYNGKRYILYNAQFVASVNNAVKTDWAAVSILAHEIGHHLNGHTLIRGGSNPTDELEADEFSGFVLRKMGATLPQAQAAIAALTDESYSATHPGRSSRLTAISTGWQNANGQIVASAKPNTKATPPVIAQAEDPEQPVATRPVVRKQATAAGLDSRSILGKVTFEAAPREQFYVTTRYNLVRVTDEGIEVVGKLSRTNNSEVPFVFESDYFQSLYLTQEGMIVNRRGQKVGYVS
- a CDS encoding putative toxin-antitoxin system toxin component, PIN family, translating into MQKIILDTNVIVSALISNSVPTKILYNLVFKQLVNPCLLTEIFTEYIEVLGREKFSRIYAFKIKAEVVLAKLKDLSSFYQTNRKVEVLTDTSDNKFLELAAVSSADYLITGNTLDFTITEFEYTKIVTPREYWDNYKP